In Pseudomonas alcaliphila JAB1, a single window of DNA contains:
- a CDS encoding AraC family transcriptional regulator — protein MLPILSLRHYSHEVLSHSHDHAQLVFGLAGELQFEVDGQGSQVLRHHLAVVPAEARHTCGSPRGSQCLVLDLPANDWLERQLGHHASDIQRLLDKPNALQLDPSQGQLLNWLASSPINDPIIAGQGAALLLGSLACSRQHAEAPGLPMAALDRYIEQHAAHPLQVADLARLAGLSVARFHARFLAETGSTPMEHIRQRRLRLAEQLLRGSDLAVGEIAARVGYNSQSAFTAALSRHLCMTPRQLRRTR, from the coding sequence ATGCTCCCGATCCTGTCCCTGCGTCATTACAGCCACGAAGTGCTAAGCCATAGCCACGACCACGCGCAACTGGTGTTCGGTTTGGCGGGTGAACTGCAGTTCGAAGTGGACGGCCAGGGCAGCCAGGTGCTGCGCCATCACCTGGCCGTAGTGCCGGCCGAAGCGCGCCATACCTGCGGCAGCCCACGCGGCAGCCAGTGCCTGGTACTGGACCTGCCGGCTAACGACTGGCTGGAACGCCAGCTCGGCCACCATGCGAGCGATATCCAGCGTTTGCTGGACAAGCCCAACGCCCTGCAACTCGATCCCTCGCAGGGGCAGTTGCTCAACTGGCTGGCCAGCAGCCCGATCAATGACCCGATCATCGCCGGCCAGGGTGCAGCTCTGCTGCTCGGCAGCCTGGCCTGCAGCCGCCAGCATGCCGAAGCGCCCGGCTTGCCGATGGCGGCCCTGGATCGCTATATCGAGCAGCACGCGGCGCATCCGCTGCAGGTGGCGGACCTGGCGCGCCTGGCCGGTCTGTCGGTGGCGCGCTTCCATGCCCGCTTCCTCGCCGAGACCGGCAGCACGCCCATGGAGCATATCCGCCAACGGCGCCTGCGCCTGGCCGAGCAACTGCTGCGTGGCAGCGACCTGGCCGTTGGCGAAATCGCCGCACGGGTCGGCTACAACTCGCAAAGCGCCTTCACCGCTGCCCTTTCCCGCCACCTGTGCATGACCCCAAGGCAATTGCGCCGCACGCGCTAA
- a CDS encoding UDP-2,3-diacylglucosamine diphosphatase, translating to MTSAQLAKPSRKQRVRTLWISDVHLGTRDCQAEHLAAFLKRHHADRIYLVGDIIDGWKLRGGIYWPQAHTNVIRRLLTMSKRGTEVIYVTGNHDEFLRRYSSLLLGNIQLVDEAVHVTVDGRQLLVIHGDQFDVITRYHRWLAFLGDSAYEFTLTLNRWLNHWRSRWGYGYWSLSAYLKHKVKTAVNFISDFEEAIAHECVKRGLQGVVCGHIHHAEIRQVSGVEYMNCGDWVESCTALIEHWDGQIELYRLAEAQLASEEQAVALETGA from the coding sequence ATGACCAGCGCCCAGCTCGCCAAGCCCAGCCGCAAGCAACGAGTCCGCACCCTGTGGATTTCCGACGTCCACCTCGGCACGCGCGACTGCCAGGCCGAACACCTGGCGGCCTTTCTCAAGCGCCATCACGCTGATCGCATCTATCTGGTGGGCGACATCATCGACGGCTGGAAACTGCGCGGTGGCATCTACTGGCCGCAGGCGCACACCAACGTCATCCGCCGTCTGCTGACCATGAGCAAGCGCGGCACCGAAGTGATCTACGTCACCGGCAACCATGACGAGTTCCTGCGTCGTTACTCGAGCCTGCTGCTAGGCAACATCCAGTTGGTCGACGAGGCTGTGCACGTCACGGTCGATGGTCGCCAGTTGTTGGTGATCCACGGCGACCAGTTCGACGTGATTACCCGTTACCACCGCTGGCTGGCCTTCCTCGGCGACTCGGCTTACGAATTCACCCTGACCCTCAACCGCTGGCTCAATCACTGGCGCAGCCGCTGGGGCTACGGCTACTGGTCGCTGTCGGCTTACCTCAAGCACAAGGTCAAGACCGCGGTGAACTTCATCAGCGACTTCGAGGAGGCCATCGCTCACGAGTGCGTCAAGCGCGGCCTGCAGGGCGTGGTCTGCGGCCATATTCACCATGCCGAGATTCGCCAGGTGAGTGGCGTGGAATACATGAACTGCGGCGACTGGGTCGAATCCTGCACAGCGCTGATCGAGCACTGGGATGGGCAGATCGAGCTCTATCGTCTGGCCGAGGCGCAACTGGCCAGCGAGGAGCAGGCTGTCGCCCTCGAGACTGGCGCATGA